One Lysobacter enzymogenes DNA segment encodes these proteins:
- a CDS encoding electron transfer flavoprotein subunit alpha/FixB family protein encodes MSKVLIVAEHLEGKLNASTAKCVSAAQALKPESIDIVVLAADPAGVAAQAAQIAGVNKVLAVANAANANAIAQVQAPQVAALAKGYSHVFGPSTTFGKDLMPCVAALLGVAQVSDVMAVESSHTFKRPIYAGNAIVTVEAPADHAVVATVRTASWPEAAGGGSAAVEAASVDAALPSHTRYVGLAAGKSDRPDLQSAKRVVSGGRGVGSQENFKIIYDFADKLGAAVGASRAAVDAGYVPNELQVGQTGKIIAPELYVAVGISGAIQHLTGIKDAGTIVAINKDGEAPIFEIADIGLVGDLFKLLPELETALG; translated from the coding sequence ATGAGCAAGGTTTTGATCGTCGCCGAACATCTCGAAGGCAAGCTCAACGCGTCGACCGCCAAGTGCGTGTCGGCCGCGCAGGCGCTCAAGCCCGAATCCATCGACATCGTCGTGCTCGCCGCCGATCCGGCCGGCGTCGCCGCGCAGGCCGCGCAGATCGCCGGCGTGAACAAGGTGCTGGCCGTCGCCAACGCCGCCAACGCCAACGCCATCGCCCAGGTGCAGGCGCCGCAGGTCGCCGCGCTGGCGAAGGGCTACAGCCACGTGTTCGGCCCCTCGACCACCTTCGGCAAGGACCTGATGCCGTGCGTGGCCGCGCTGCTGGGCGTGGCCCAGGTCTCGGACGTGATGGCGGTCGAAAGCAGCCACACCTTCAAGCGCCCGATCTACGCCGGCAACGCCATCGTCACCGTCGAGGCCCCGGCCGACCACGCCGTGGTCGCGACCGTGCGCACCGCGTCGTGGCCGGAAGCGGCCGGCGGTGGCAGCGCCGCGGTCGAAGCCGCGTCGGTCGACGCCGCCCTGCCGAGCCACACCCGCTATGTCGGGCTGGCCGCCGGCAAGTCCGACCGTCCCGACCTGCAGAGCGCCAAGCGCGTGGTCTCCGGCGGCCGCGGCGTCGGCTCGCAGGAAAACTTCAAGATCATCTACGACTTCGCCGACAAGCTCGGCGCGGCGGTCGGCGCCTCGCGCGCCGCGGTCGACGCCGGCTACGTCCCGAACGAACTGCAGGTCGGCCAGACCGGCAAGATCATCGCCCCGGAGCTGTACGTCGCCGTCGGCATCAGCGGCGCGATCCAGCACCTGACCGGCATCAAGGACGCCGGCACCATCGTCGCGATCAACAAGGACGGCGAAGCGCCGATCTTCGAGATCGCCGACATCGGCCTGGTCGGCGATCTGTTCAAGCTGCTGCCGGAACTGGAAACCGCGCTGGGCTAA
- a CDS encoding electron transfer flavoprotein subunit beta/FixA family protein, whose amino-acid sequence MKILVGYKRVVDYNVRIQVKPDGSGVVTDGVKLSANPFDEIALEEALRLRDKGIATEVVVATIAPADAQAHLRNGLAMGANRAIHVVSDQPIQPLTAARTLLKLIEKEQPDIVILGKQAIDDDANQTGQMLATLWGRPQATFASKLDVEAGKATVTREVDAGLETLEVDLPAVVTTDLRLNEPRFIKLPDIMKAKSKPLETIQFADLGVDAGDTLKTTHYAPPPKRSKGVMVKDAAELVAALKQKGLL is encoded by the coding sequence GGTCACCGACGGCGTCAAGCTGTCGGCCAATCCGTTCGACGAAATCGCCCTCGAAGAAGCCCTGCGCCTGCGCGACAAGGGCATCGCGACCGAAGTCGTGGTCGCCACCATCGCCCCCGCCGACGCCCAGGCGCACCTGCGCAACGGCCTGGCGATGGGCGCCAACCGCGCCATCCACGTGGTCAGCGACCAGCCGATCCAGCCGCTGACCGCCGCGCGCACCCTGCTCAAGCTGATCGAGAAGGAACAGCCGGACATCGTCATCCTCGGCAAGCAGGCCATCGACGACGACGCCAACCAGACCGGCCAGATGCTCGCCACGCTGTGGGGCCGCCCGCAGGCCACCTTCGCCTCCAAGCTCGACGTCGAAGCCGGCAAGGCCACGGTCACGCGCGAAGTCGACGCCGGCCTGGAAACCCTGGAAGTCGACCTGCCGGCGGTGGTCACCACCGACCTGCGCCTCAACGAGCCGCGCTTCATCAAGCTGCCGGACATCATGAAGGCCAAGAGCAAGCCGCTGGAAACGATCCAGTTCGCCGACCTCGGCGTCGACGCCGGCGACACGCTCAAGACCACCCATTACGCGCCGCCGCCGAAGCGCAGCAAGGGCGTGATGGTCAAGGACGCGGCCGAACTGGTCGCCGCACTGAAGCAGAAGGGGTTGCTGTAA
- a CDS encoding PIG-L deacetylase family protein produces MRSDVPAQAPPLLAVFVHPDDEFAAFPWLRRALAEGRAVDAVWLTDGGWGGQDMARRRAESVAVLSALGMDPARMHFCGEQWGIADGGLHLRLDEAVPRALERFGSVRGGEVLMPAWEGGHHDHDAGHLVGIAVAQARGARMWQFSLYHGEGLRGPWFKVLSPLPDNGASEVLPTTLGERLRYAAACLAYRSQWKSFVGLLPFYLWRMLGADAFRRQPVDPRRTAQRPHPGAMLYERRGGPSWAEFAAATAAHRQA; encoded by the coding sequence ATGCGTTCTGACGTTCCCGCACAGGCGCCGCCGTTGCTGGCGGTGTTCGTACACCCCGACGACGAATTCGCCGCGTTCCCATGGCTGCGCCGCGCGTTGGCCGAAGGCCGCGCGGTCGATGCGGTGTGGCTGACCGACGGCGGCTGGGGCGGGCAGGACATGGCCCGCCGCCGCGCCGAAAGCGTCGCGGTGCTGTCGGCGTTGGGGATGGACCCGGCGCGCATGCATTTCTGCGGCGAGCAATGGGGCATCGCCGACGGCGGCCTGCATCTGCGCCTGGACGAGGCGGTGCCGCGCGCGCTCGAGCGTTTCGGCTCGGTGCGCGGCGGCGAGGTGTTGATGCCGGCCTGGGAAGGCGGCCATCACGATCACGACGCCGGACACCTGGTCGGCATCGCCGTGGCGCAGGCGCGCGGCGCGCGCATGTGGCAGTTCTCGCTGTACCACGGCGAAGGCCTGCGCGGCCCGTGGTTCAAGGTGCTCTCGCCGCTGCCGGACAACGGCGCGAGCGAGGTCCTGCCGACGACGCTGGGCGAGCGCCTGCGCTACGCCGCGGCGTGCCTGGCGTACCGTTCGCAGTGGAAGAGTTTCGTCGGCCTGTTGCCGTTCTATCTGTGGCGCATGCTCGGCGCCGATGCGTTCCGGCGCCAGCCGGTCGATCCGCGCCGCACCGCGCAGCGGCCGCACCCAGGGGCGATGTTGTACGAGCGCCGCGGCGGCCCGAGTTGGGCCGAGTTCGCCGCGGCGACCGCCGCGCACCGGCAGGCCTGA